Genomic segment of Candoia aspera isolate rCanAsp1 chromosome 2, rCanAsp1.hap2, whole genome shotgun sequence:
cacataccattacagccatGCTGATagtctctcttcttcctttttagtGATTCTGTTTCAGTTACAATCCTACCAGTACTCACCATTTGGATCCTGCTTGCAAGACCCCTTTGAGTCAAGCTCGACtgctggtaacttcatggacacctccatgtaattttcttggcagtgagACAGAAATGACTCACCACTGCCACcttctgagacttttttttttacttcccaaacAAGCCCATGGCCTCAGGATTTCCTGAttgcctcccatccaagtgctaaggACACCTAACACAGTTTAGTGTTTCCAGGTCAGCTAATGCTGGCCTGTTGCTGCCAGCTACTTGCTGTCAAAGTGATGCTCTATtgtcagtatttttcaaccttggcaactttaagatgcatagacttcaactcccagaattccccagccagcatgctggctgaggaattctgggagttgaagtccatgcagcttaaagttgccaaggttgaggaacactggtctagtggttaagaaaaaccaggagtctgtgaattcaagtcccgcctcaggcacgaaagctggctggataacttgggacagtccctctctctcagcccaactcacctcacagggttgttgttgtggggaaaataggaggaggaaagagtattaggtatgttccctgccttgagttatttataaaaataataaaggcaggattaaaagaaactttaaaaaaccccaaacaccAACGAAGAGAAATCCTCTTCAGAATCTAACTGAAAGTCTGTTGCTAAGGAGTCTATGGTTCACGTCTCTGGGGGAAATGCATGCCTGAGCTTCTCAATAGCCATTCCAAGTCAGAATAATGAGAGTTGGAGGTTGCATGATGGAAACCGCCGTGCAGTCACATACCCCTCTCCCTGTTTCCCTGAGTGGCAGGGCAGGAGTAGGAACTGATTCCTTGCAGAGACCTTTTGAAATGAGAGTCCAGGTCCTGGAAACAGCAGGACTGGAGAGCAGCATATGGGGCATCTGCTCAACCACtccatgaggtaggttgggttgagagagattAGCTCCaattcacccagtgagcttctcaAGTTGaggggggacttgaacctggacctCCAtggtcctagtccagcatcttaacctgTACACCATTCTGGCTCTCTTGATGTTGTAACTTTCTATTGTTCTTGTTATGAATTCACCATGTAATCATCTGTCTCACTCATGGAATTTTATGGAGGCATGAGACTACAGTGTCTTCTTGATGTTTTCCCATCATTTTCCCCAACCCCTCCCAAAATTGAGGGTGACATTCACAGGAAAGCAGCACAATGCCTATGGATTGGTGACATTGGAAGGGTCCATTTAGTAAAACCCCGGGAAGGGGCTTCCCATATTCCTATGAATGATTGTCTTAGCCTGTGACCAAAACTGCAATATCTGCAATATTTGCTGATAGGACAGCAAAGTGCTTTAACCTTAAAATGTTTGATGCCATTTGCAGATGGCTGAAAAACCTCTCTAGATTACTTTTGTAGCGTAAAATTACAGCAATTCAGATTCAATATGACTGCAGTGGATAGAGGAAAATTACCCTTCCTTGTGTCTATGGTTGTATGTTGCAATAATCATGAAGTATTACAGGGTAGAGTAGGACCCACCATTTTTTGTACTTTGCCTTGTTTACTTGTGTATTCCAGGAAGGGTTTGCATTCTTGTATTCTTATAAGAATAGCTAAATTTTTCCTATCTAGTTCAGGTTTATATGCTTGGCACAGTAACGACAAAAACATGCTATATGCAGAACAGACAGACGGTTTCAGTTTCTTTCCAGTAAGTTGCATAATCGCTTCTTTCAAAGATGAGACCCTTTCAAGCCACACAGCCACCCTGTTCATGAAGACACGACAGTGCTAGACATGGATAACAGTGATTTAATAGTCCACAGGTAATGACAAAGCCTTGATaccaaaaatataatacaatgccTCCTTCTTTCTTCAATCAATTATCTCCCATCCCTAATCATTAGGCCAGCCCTTCAATTTACAGGAATTATATGCTCAGAGATACAATATTGCCAGCTCTTGGGTGCAATTGGTGTCACAGTGATGGATGCTGAATGGGGAATGGAGCTTTAAAGATCATTATCTGGGAGTGAAGCTAGGGAGGACCAACTTTCTAGATGGCTAAATCATGGTGAAGGACTTATTTTGAATTCCTTTAACTCGTATCCAGACAGCTCTGCCCACACTCCGAATAATAGCCGCACTATAACAGCATCTCCATCTTCCAAGGGACCATATTTCTGAATTTCAGATGCTGGGGGCAAAGAAGAGGGTCATCTACTTAAACAGAATGGACACTGGACTGAAGTAGCAAGAGGGTTCCTTGCTGCCTTAAATCCATCCTTGCCAGGTACAGTTTGTTAATACCAGTTCTTGGAATTTTTCCTCAAAGCCTCCCCCAGTCTGGTTACTAAATCCATCCATGCCTTGGACTTTTATCAGTGCCTTTTGAAGTCCAGGCTATTCCCTCACAGTTTTACAAATGGAATAATTTCAAAGAAAATGATAGATAGGCAGCAGAGCAGTGGCATTCTGAAGTTAAAATTACGATTTCTCTTGTTTTCACTCTTCGATTCAAGAGTGGAACAATTCAGCAGagctgctttctctttctctctctcctccagccctccctctcttcttctaTAGTTTGAAGAAACGAAAAACAGCTGAGTCCTAATACATGATTTCTGAACATGGTTCATCTTAAAATCCTCTGTTCCATCCTGTGAAGATGGGATTGTTTTAATAAGGATCAACAATAAATATGCCCTTTTCCCCTCTTTACagatcatcccccccccccccgccaaccaAGCTGAATGAATTCCAGACTATCCAACTCAGCCTTTCACTTTTCTTACCAGGAAGGGAAACAGTGTCAGGTGCAGAAGTCTTCCTTAATTTCAGTGACCAGGGAGTGCACCATAACTGGAGATGCAGACATTATATTATCTggactagtaaaaaaaaaaaaaaatccttaaaacacTCAATTTCACAACCCATTACAGTAGGGAGTCCCATAAAAAAGGCCtgcctgctggatcagaccaaaagcCCACCTAATCCAACATTCTGTTCCTCTAATGACCAACCAGATGCCTACGGAAAGCCCATAAGCAGGATATGAGGGCAATAGCAACCCTTGCTGTTGTTTCTGAATGCCTTGTATTCAGATACATTGCTTCTGAAAGTACCGTGGAGTTGTCATGCCTGGTTTGATCCTACATGAATAAAATCGTTCAGGGTCACGGCATCCTGGTGTCAATGTCAATATCTAGACACTTCATTTTATCTATCCTGATTCTTCCACAATTCATTATCATTGTCTAGAATCCTGACTTtctccctgtccacttcctcccTTCCATACCTAATTCCACATCCCTCCTTCAAAACTACAGAATTCCCAATGATGCAAGCTTTCCCCACGGTGGAGTTACCTCAGACTTTGATCATGTTGGTTACTCTTGACTGCACCTTCCCTACCTTTATTAAGGTGCAGCAGTTGGCATTCCAATTGAAGCCATCCCATAGATTTATGAATGCCCCAAGCCCCCACATTTCTTCCCTGAAGGCCAGAATGCACCTTCCTCATTTTCCTCCATTTTGATGAACACACAACCATCCAAGAAGCATGACTCTACAGACAATGATCTACTCCCCCATCCCATAATAAGGCAGTTCCAGGAATGCTCCAGCACAGGAACCTCATCTACTGATCCTGGGGATAGCAAACAATTTCTTTCTTCAACTGTGCCAGTCTCTCAGGCTCAACAGTGCAGCTCAGTGGAGGTGATGGAAGGCAAGATATTAGAGTAGCTGCTGTACACCACCACTCCGGGGGGATAGCAGATAGTATCAGGAACATCTCCTGCTACAGCAGGATGAGGAAGAGCAGCACAGCTTCTTGCAGGCTTAATGGTCATTAGGTTCTTCAATGCCTGCTCTTCTTGCTCAGGCTTGGTGGTAGCAGTGAATGGACgcatggtggtggtggagggtgAAGCAATCCTCCACAACAGTTTCTTGAGTGCTTTACGGAATTCCCTACGCATGAGGCAGTAGAAGATGGGATTGAGGCAGCTGTTGGAATGTGCCAGGCAGACTGTGATGGGGAAAAGGTATGCCTGAGAGAGAAAGTAGGCATGGCTGAAGTGCAGAAGGTTCAGCTTGATGAGGACACCCCAGGTGGTTAGTGCCTGGTTGGGCAGCCAGCAAAGGAAGAAGGACAGTACTACAATGGTCACTGATTTGGTCACCTTGGATCGGCGCTTAGTGCTTGGCCCACAGGAACCAGCACCCACATGTCTGTCACTGATGAAACGCACCAGCAAGAGGTAGCAAAGGGTGATGATGCCCAAAGGCAATAGGAAGCCCAGCAGGACCTTCTGGGCATGGTACAGCCCCAACCAGAATGGTGTATTGTTGCCTTGGCTATCAGGTATCTTGACCAGGCATAGTTCCTCACCAAAGATAGTGGAGGTGGTGGAGAAGATGCCGTTGGGCAGAGAAGCTAGAATGGCCAGGACCCATATGAGTGCACACAACCATTTGGCCGAAGAGCAGCCATCCAAGAGCCCTCCTTGCCTCCTGCTTTTCAGGGCAGAGGCCACAGCATGGTAGCGGGCAATGCTCATGGCAGTGAGGAAGAAGACACTGGCATACATGTTCATGGCTGTCACATAGGAGAGCATCTTGCACATGATTTTTCCAAAGAGCCAGGTAAAATCCAGAGCATTCTCCACCGCCCAGAAGGGCAAGGTCAGGACAAACTGGAAATCGGTCACTGCCAGGCAGGTCCCAAAGAGATTGATGGAGGActtcttccatttgcttttcATCAGGTAGAGCACCAGTACGTTGCCCACTAAACCGAGGGCACACACCACAGAATAGATGATGGAGATGAAGATCCGTAGGAGGACGGAGCTGCCCCCCTGCAGCCCATCTGCTCTCTCCAGGTTGAGGAAACTCCTCCAGAGCTCCTGCAGGGACTCGTTGGTGCCGTTGCTTAACAGCCTGTCTTCTAGCAGGCTGGGGAAAGGGCTGAGTTCCGCTGCTCCTGCTTCTTTCATGCCAGCTGCCAGCGAGCAGTAGCTGTATTCGCACAGGGCATCCATCCCATGGCAGAGGGGGATTTTTTGCGCTGACTCAGCTCCACATACTAAGCTGCCACTGGAAGACAAAAAAAAGGTATCTTTCCAGGGACAGGCAAATAGGAAGTCCCCAGTCAAAGGAAGGACTCCCTACGGCCAGCAGGCTGGAGATCCTACCCCGGCTGCGAAGTCTTTGGGAGGGAATTTGGGAAGAAAAGGGGCGCGGCGCTGCCAGTGCCAAGCGGGAGCTCACAGCTGATCTTCTTGGGAGCgggggagagaggagagggcAAGCTGCCCGTCGCCCGGATCGGATCCAAAGGCAGAGAACCACAGAGCCCGGGGGGCGTTCGACGGAAAGCCACTCACTGATGGGGTAGATCTAGCAGCAGACCCTTCCGGCCGTCGCTGCCGGCTGCTGAGCTGGTGCGCGCAGCTAACTAACCCAGGCTGAAGTTGAGTGCGGGTCCTCCGGTCATCTCCCAAACAGCAGCGTTTCTTAACTCTTCTGCCCAACCTGCAACTATCGCTCAAGACAAGTCCTGCCTCCTGCTCCGGTGCAGACGATTCAACTGCGTACCTGCCTCCGCGGGCTGCTTTTAAGGTGCGCGCGCAGCGACGCGTTCCTGGCGCTCTCCAAGGTACTGCAACGCCGGCCCTCCGCCTCTCTTTTTGCAACCAAATTAGCGGCCACGGAGATACCTGTTTTAATCTACACCAGGGGCTTCAAAAAGCCTCACGGCATCTTAAATAGGTAAAACTCTTTGGAAttgtttcatgttatttttgCAATTCTCTTCACTTAATGCAAGAACTGCTATCCCCATTCCATATGTATGTAATATctgctttttatttataaatgccACATAAAGTTGCCCACATGTTATTTTCAATAAAAGACATACATATGCTCTAACTGGGTGGCCTGTGGTAGTGATGGGGTTTTTTATGTGccgaaggaaaaatgaaaattatttagaCAAACAAGCAAGTTTCAATTTCATTTGTAATAATGTTTCACTTATTTGTGGAAATCTGCTTTTCACTATCATATTCCCTCTTAAAAGGAAGTGGAAACATAAATTCAAAAGCCACAGgtgaataaaatatttattaggaCCAACCAAAATGCAACGAAGTGTGCAAACTTCAAATACTTTAGGACTCTTCCAAGGTGTTACAAAATCAAGGTTTGAGGAAGATGCAACTACATAGATAAACACTTCCTCATGACACTATTCCTGTTTGGGTAACCAACACAATTCAGAGCAAGTTACTCTGTTCAATGCCTTGCAATGGAACCTTGTGCAAGTTAGTTCAAAaggaagccccactgaattcagtgggatatatttccagaaaagTCAATCAGTGCAATCTTAACATGCATTCTTAGAAGTTAAGAATGGGATCTTGCTAAGGGCCTATGGATGGATTGCAATCAGCATGTAAATATATATGCAGTCTGGTGCAAATAAGGTTTAAACTGGGTTTGAAAGTGGGCTTAGGAGCACATATAAAACTACTTTCTCACTGCCTTACCACAAAATGACTACAATCAGCTGTCATGAATCTTGACTATGCAAAGGGTTTCAGAGACTTGATACAACTGTCTGGTAcactttaaaagaaattaaaattggtCCTTCACATTGAATCTTATTTACCTgcataaaataaagcataaacaTGTTTGTAATGAGAATGAAAACACAAAATTCACTAACACCTTTAATTAAAGTGAAACAATTTGATCATAAGAAAgatattctgtaagccacccagagtcaccgtgtgtgagttgggcagccttataaatctgtttaataaataaagaaaatattgttcAACTATGGATTTTGCATTATGACTTTAGCATTCATTAATAGATGTTTAAGCCCTGGCTGGAGTTGTTAAACTTCTTGCAAGTTTTCTTAAACTTGTATAAACAATGCACCttaataaaaaatgatttttcaaatattttcctgtagtgatattatttaatttaaacaaaaaaaccctgtttaaaaaatgtatacacCACTTTTTCAtgaatttgaataaaaatatatacatacgtacatacatattcCTTCCAATAAATCAAAAACCCCATATTTACTGAGTGCACACATCATGTATTTAACCCCTGTTTGTTCAATAAACATCACTGATGAGGTTCATGCAAGCTTTAAGTTCAGTTTACAATTCCTAGTATTTGTGTTCATGCAACAGATCCAGTCCAAACTAACCAAACCAcattctggcttagcatgatatgtaaaCGCAGCTTGATTCTCAGAATCCATCCACTTCTAATTCTTAAAATAGCCAGCCAATCCAACTTGAATCAAATAGATTCACACACTGCACTCAATCATTATGTaatctgtttggttttggcttaacatgttgATTATTGTAATATGTAAATGGAGGTCTATGGTTTAGATTTATGTGAGAATCGGGACACTATGGCAAAGCCAGCTATGTAACCACACCTGGAGATCATCTCTGCCACAACTTTATACTCTAGATTATTCCACCGCCTGGGTGGAACCAAGAAGAAAGGACTTCCAGTAGCAGTTAGCATTCTTAAATCCCACACTGCTGGAATACAATCAACAGTTTGTTGTGAAAGCTAATCTAAGAAGGTTTTAAAATATGTAGATCTTGAAGGTTAAAGCTAATGTTGACAGATATGCACTAGTTCCCATATGGAACTCAGTATTGATATCTAAAGCTCTATATACCCAGGGCCACAGTCTCTGAAGGACACCTACTTCTGTATTAGCTTTCTTATTCTGTTAGAATTTAAGACAGAGATTGCCATAAGAACTAAAGCAAATGGCATTAGAGAGAATATTTTTTCTGTAGTAGCCCAGCACTTCTAGTATGCCCTTCTAAGTAAAATTTGCCTGGGACCATCATCATTTTAACAATGAGACATCTCTCtctcatatccatccatccatccatccatccatcatctatctctatctatctatctatctatctatctatctatctatctatctatctctggcTTTGGATGTAATTTTGATATGATTATACTTTGCTTTGAATGAGCAGATGGTTTTACTGAGATCCCTGGTTTTAGCTTTAGTATTTGTTATATACTGATATTTTTCTACTGAGGCTGAATCAGTGCTCTAAGCTATCTTGGGCAACTGTAATTGGAAGATAAGTTAGAAATGTTTTTTACAGTTTAGTGCTAAGAGCATCatagagtatttatattttagaacaTTCTCCAAAGCCTGACAACCTCTGGTGAAACCAGGAAGAATGGAAGAGAGAAAACAGACAACTCTTTGCATTTCCTGATCCacttcctccatttcttcctctgattACCAGAATCAAAAGGAATTGTGGAGATTATTAATGATGGTTGGACTAAGTATTCCATTGGCAGGGATTACTTAAAGGATCCAGGAGGGGTTGGAACTGAAATCTTTTGGATCCAGAGCTAATCCAGCCCCAGCTCCACTCATCCTTGGTACAAAAATTGAGAACTTCCTGAGGTCAGGATTTCCAACCTCAGTGGCTCTTTAAGTGTTAGGAGTGATGAATATAAAAAAGTCCTATGGCCCATGGCACATTGTTCAAAATATCATACAATTATACACTAGTTaacaaaaaattgaataaattaagcCAACATCTTCATTTGGTCCCATATGTACACTCAGAGTCAGTATGAATGAAATAAAGGTTGATTGGGTTCAGCGGAGGTAAAGTTTCTCTTGAGTTGGGCTCAGTACCTCCTGGGCACTTCACaaacacatccatgttgttttcttgacaacaatacagaagtgggtttgccattgtcttccatGACGTTTGTTTGACTTCTTGGTCCAGCTACTGACCTGGAATGTCCTGATGGTTTCCCACTCAAATTCTAACCAGGTCCTACCCTGGTTGGCTTTTCTGGGATCAGGCAAAATCAGCTGTAAGTACCTTCCAAGTATTCTTACAAATTCATCAGCTGTTGAAGGATTTTAAAAGTcctcagtttctctctctctctctctctctctctctctatatatatatatatatatatatataaaatccaacTTTTCAGACTCAGGAATACAATTTCTTTTTCACATTGCTGCTGGAGAAAGTGGGGACTGAGATCCACCTAAACAATTGAATGTGGAATAGTTGAAGTCCTTGTTTGATAATTCTGTTTATAAACTTGTTTTATTACTAAAATTCTAAAATAATTAATATCAGTAGAACAATACCCTGCAGTGTTCAAAAAAATTATGGAT
This window contains:
- the RXFP3 gene encoding relaxin-3 receptor 1, yielding MDALCEYSYCSLAAGMKEAGAAELSPFPSLLEDRLLSNGTNESLQELWRSFLNLERADGLQGGSSVLLRIFISIIYSVVCALGLVGNVLVLYLMKSKWKKSSINLFGTCLAVTDFQFVLTLPFWAVENALDFTWLFGKIMCKMLSYVTAMNMYASVFFLTAMSIARYHAVASALKSRRQGGLLDGCSSAKWLCALIWVLAILASLPNGIFSTTSTIFGEELCLVKIPDSQGNNTPFWLGLYHAQKVLLGFLLPLGIITLCYLLLVRFISDRHVGAGSCGPSTKRRSKVTKSVTIVVLSFFLCWLPNQALTTWGVLIKLNLLHFSHAYFLSQAYLFPITVCLAHSNSCLNPIFYCLMRREFRKALKKLLWRIASPSTTTMRPFTATTKPEQEEQALKNLMTIKPARSCAALPHPAVAGDVPDTICYPPGVVVYSSYSNILPSITSTELHC